The Schaalia dentiphila ATCC 17982 sequence ACTGGCGAGGCGGCGAGAACGCATGCCCGTGGTCTCAGAAGGCGATTCTGCTCGCAGCGCTGCACTGCGCTGACGCAGCGCCGCACCGGACACGCGAGGCGTCACGCCCGTATCCGTCACCTCGTCGAAAGAGGGAAGTGTGCGCTCACCCCGCGCCGTTGCCGCAACGGGCGCCACGGCCTCGTCACGAGAGGAACCTCCACGCAAGTCGGTTCCCTGAGCGGGCGTCGCGGTCGCGTCCTGCCATGCATGCTGCTCGTGTAGCTCGGCATCCGAATAGACCTTTCGCTCGCCGGAATGAATCTCTCGACGAGAACGGAAGGGGTAAGGGGGAGGCGTACTCATGCGTGCGCTCCTTCACTTGGTTCGAGGATGATTTCCTCACCGGGAGCTCGACCGCCCATGCGCTCGAGCTCAAGTGCCTGTTCCAAAATAATCTGCGCCGCGACCTGGTCGATGACGCTGCGATGCTCGATCTCAGGAATCCCGGATGCGCGAAGACGCGCGTGCGCCTGGTTGGACGTCATACGTTCGTCGACCATCGCCACACGAACATCGGGAACAAGCTTCTTAAGGCGGCGCGCATACTTACGCGCCCCCTTCGCTGAGATCCCCTCTCCCCCACGCAAGTGCCGAGGAAGTCCAACGATCACTTCGATCGCGTCGTAGCTACGTACAATGTCGGCAAGGCGATCAAGATCGGACAGATCGGGAGCCCTGTGAAGGGTTTCGACGGGCATCGTGAGAATGCCGTCGGGGTCGCACCGGCTGACGCCGACACGCACGGTGCCGACGTCCACGCCGATACGAATCCCCCGACGAATGCTCACAGAGCCTCGATTTCCTTGCGGATCGCGTCAATCGCATCGGCAATACCCTCAGGCTTGGTGCCGCCGCCCTGGGCGATGTCGTCACGGCCACCACCGCCACCGCCCATGTGCTTGCCGACGGCGCGAACCAGCGCACCGGCTTTCGCCGATGCCTCGCGCGCTGCCTCGTTTGTCGCGACGACCAGCGACGGCTTGCCGCCGATGACGCCACCGAGGGCAACGACAGTCCCGCGATCATTGCCGAGGCGGTCGCGCACGTCGAGCGCGAGGGTACGCAGAGCGTCCGCGGACGGCATCTCACCAACTGCGGAGGCGACGACGGTCACGGGACCGATAGCCTTCGCGGAAGCTGCCAGATCGGCGCCCTGGCTCAGAGCCTGTGCCGTACGGATCTTCTCGAGCTCCTTCTCGGACTCGCGCAGCTTGGCCAGCAGTGACTCAATGCGCTCGGGCAGTTCATCTGCGCGGCCGCCCACGAGCTGGGAGAGCTGGTTGACGAGCGCATGTTCCTTGGCCTGGAACTCGTATGCGCCGTCGCCCACCAGGGCGTCGATACGACGCACGCCCGAGCCGACGGATCCCTCGGAGAGCACCGTGATGCGGCCGATGTGACCGGTCGCGGGCACGTGGGTGCCACCGCACAGCTCACGGTCGAACCCATCACCGATGGTGACGACGCGAACCTCGGAACCGTACTTCTCACCAAACAGTGCGATCGCGCCGGCTTCACGCGCGGCATCGATACTCATGACCTCGGTGGTCACGGCCAGATCCTCGGCGAGCTTCTCGTTGACGAGAGCCTCAATGTCGCTCAGCTGCGAGCCCTCAAGAGCGGACCCATGGCGGAAGTCGAAACGCAGACGCGACGGCGAGTTCTCCGAACCCGCCTGGGTGAGGTCCTCCGACACGACGTTACGCAGGCCCGCGTACACCATGTGGGTCGCGGTGTGAGCACGCGCAATGGCGAGACGACGCTCGCCGTCGATCTCGGCGTACGCCTTCTCGCCCACCGTCATGCCGCCCTCGGTGAGGGTGCCACGGTGTACGCTCAGGCCACGAATCGGTGCCTGAACGTCGTGGACCTCGACAACACCGCCACCTGCAAGGCGAATGGTGCCGTGGTCGGCGAGCTGGCCACCCATCTCAGCATAGAACGGAGTGCGATCGAGGATAACCTCAACTTCGGCGGGAGCACTGGCAGCCGGAGCCGCCACACCATCGACAAGCAAAGCCTCAACGGTGGCCTCAGCAGCCTGCTCCGTGTAGCCCAGGAACGTCGAGCCGCCGCCCATCGCCTTCTCAATGTCATGGAATACGCGAACGTCGGTGTGCCCGGTCTTCTTCGAGC is a genomic window containing:
- the ruvX gene encoding Holliday junction resolvase RuvX; this encodes MSIRRGIRIGVDVGTVRVGVSRCDPDGILTMPVETLHRAPDLSDLDRLADIVRSYDAIEVIVGLPRHLRGGEGISAKGARKYARRLKKLVPDVRVAMVDERMTSNQAHARLRASGIPEIEHRSVIDQVAAQIILEQALELERMGGRAPGEEIILEPSEGAHA